From one bacterium genomic stretch:
- a CDS encoding HDOD domain-containing protein — protein MADDLDRLMARVGKLPTMPHVASKILELVGDPSTSARKLQLVIDSDQVLALRILKVANSALYSLPRKVKTLREAIVMLGFNHIRSLVLAEAIQNLFKGKGKRGDLLESMLWEHSVGAALAAKTVALGTVPELSEEAFVTTLVHDVGKLILLQSDPAGYQEIIEAIYSEYHPFAEFEQKRYGMDHAEVGAALAARWNLHERSVEAIRLHHADTGEDPLTDLLRIGNAIAWKAEWGFRREPELALGSLPCAQRLGLDAARLAEYLTLSRALLDGERQTFGVPELGHSRRDAAPESAELGLSTT, from the coding sequence ATGGCTGATGATCTCGATCGCTTGATGGCGCGCGTGGGCAAGCTGCCCACGATGCCGCACGTCGCCTCGAAGATCCTCGAGCTCGTCGGCGATCCCTCGACGAGCGCGCGCAAGCTGCAGCTGGTCATCGACAGCGATCAGGTGCTCGCGCTGCGCATCCTGAAGGTCGCCAACAGCGCGCTCTACTCGCTGCCGCGCAAGGTGAAGACCCTGCGCGAGGCGATCGTGATGCTCGGTTTCAACCACATCCGCAGCCTCGTGCTCGCCGAGGCGATCCAGAATCTCTTCAAGGGCAAGGGCAAGCGGGGCGACCTGCTCGAGTCCATGCTCTGGGAGCACTCGGTGGGCGCGGCGCTGGCGGCGAAGACCGTGGCCCTGGGCACGGTGCCCGAGCTCAGCGAGGAGGCCTTCGTCACCACGCTCGTGCACGATGTGGGCAAGCTGATCCTGCTCCAGAGCGACCCGGCGGGCTACCAGGAGATCATCGAGGCGATCTACAGCGAGTACCACCCCTTCGCCGAGTTCGAGCAGAAGCGCTACGGCATGGACCACGCGGAGGTGGGCGCCGCCCTCGCCGCGCGCTGGAATCTGCACGAGCGTTCGGTGGAGGCGATTCGCCTGCATCACGCCGACACCGGCGAAGATCCCCTGACCGACCTGCTGCGCATCGGCAATGCCATCGCCTGGAAGGCGGAGTGGGGCTTCCGCCGCGAACCCGAGCTGGCCCTCGGGAGCCTGCCCTGCGCGCAGCGCCTGGGGCTGGACGCGGCGCGGCTGGCGGAGTACCTCACCCTGAGCCGCGCCCTGCTCGACGGCGAGCGCCAGACCTTCGGCGTGCCGGAGCTCGGGCACAGCCGGCGCGACGCAGCGCCGGAGTCGGCCGAGCTGGGGCTCTCGACGACTTGA